In a genomic window of Streptomyces sp. SJL17-4:
- the gatC gene encoding Asp-tRNA(Asn)/Glu-tRNA(Gln) amidotransferase subunit GatC, protein MPGITREEVAHLARLARLELKGEELDHFAGQLDDIIGAVARVSEVADQDVPPTSHPLPLTNVMRADEVRPSLTPEQALSGAPAQEQQRFKVPQILGED, encoded by the coding sequence ATGCCTGGCATCACGCGCGAGGAGGTCGCCCACCTCGCACGGCTGGCGCGTCTGGAGCTGAAGGGCGAAGAACTCGATCACTTCGCCGGCCAGCTCGACGACATCATCGGCGCGGTCGCCCGCGTCTCTGAGGTCGCCGACCAAGACGTACCGCCGACCTCCCACCCGCTGCCGCTGACCAATGTCATGCGCGCGGACGAGGTCCGTCCGTCGCTCACCCCCGAGCAGGCGCTCTCCGGCGCCCCGGCCCAGGAGCAGCAGCGTTTCAAGGTGCCGCAGATCCTGGGGGAGGACTAA
- a CDS encoding bifunctional diguanylate cyclase/phosphodiesterase translates to MEPTESAAPIPRPHGRVVSPGFTSRLPAAVVGIAAVVLAVGLQQGLSAGSGLFPAGVTGWSLAVLTGLIVGHLVALGRDRWWGGTGSGAALTLAVLLLYGWVPAGLVSMTVVTLVGAARRHRWRQGLLHGAADVLGVGAAALVLALFGDVPTVEQPWQPLDWTIGDLPEVVLAAATYLVVTRLLLWYTLAPQSRGLPTVARTALLRQGLVAVALLGIAPLICVVAATRPVLLPLFAVPLIALDSTLWIARARAEEQLRDPLTGLPNRQWLLERAWTALEEAEGEGARAALVLIDLDRFRSVNDTLGHLAGDRLLLQIADRLRLALPRGAEAARLGGDEFAVLLPTADSTTSAQRVARHLVAELSSPLDLDGLTLVLEASAGVAVFPDHALDAEGLLRRADVAMYQAKRDRTGVEVYESKRDSNTPDRLGLLGDLRRALDAGEVELHYQPKVRFDGQVAGLEALVRWVHPERGKVPPDEFIAIAESSGLMPHLTEYVLETALAQVARWRAQGLNVPVAVNVSPRDVHTPGFAGAVAARLARHGVPAGALQLEITEHVLLEDPQRAADTLNGLTGHGVKMSLDDFGTGYSSLVHLRRLPVSELKIDRSFVARLAVDTEDAEIVRCTVDLAHSLGLLVVAEGVEDDETWERLRDLGCDAVQGWLVAAAMPPGEATAWLLARGEHGWRRPADIAAEVDLDHPSSQVVQ, encoded by the coding sequence ATGGAACCGACCGAGAGCGCCGCCCCCATCCCACGGCCGCACGGCCGTGTGGTCTCCCCGGGCTTCACCTCCCGGCTGCCCGCAGCCGTGGTGGGCATCGCCGCCGTCGTACTCGCCGTCGGGCTCCAGCAGGGCCTGAGCGCCGGCAGCGGCCTCTTCCCCGCCGGAGTCACCGGCTGGTCCCTCGCGGTCCTCACCGGCCTCATCGTCGGCCATCTGGTCGCCCTCGGCCGCGACCGCTGGTGGGGCGGCACCGGTTCGGGCGCCGCCCTCACCCTCGCCGTCCTCCTGCTCTACGGCTGGGTACCGGCCGGGCTCGTCTCGATGACCGTCGTCACCCTGGTCGGCGCCGCCCGCAGGCACCGCTGGCGACAGGGCCTGCTGCACGGCGCCGCCGACGTCCTCGGGGTCGGCGCCGCCGCCCTCGTCCTCGCCCTCTTCGGCGACGTCCCCACCGTCGAACAGCCCTGGCAGCCCCTCGACTGGACGATCGGGGACCTCCCGGAAGTCGTCCTCGCCGCCGCCACCTACCTCGTGGTGACCCGGCTCCTCCTGTGGTACACGCTCGCCCCGCAGAGCCGCGGCCTGCCCACCGTCGCCCGCACCGCGCTCCTGAGGCAGGGCCTCGTCGCCGTCGCCCTGCTCGGCATCGCCCCGCTGATCTGCGTCGTCGCCGCCACCCGGCCCGTCCTGCTGCCGCTCTTCGCCGTCCCCCTCATCGCCCTCGACTCCACCCTGTGGATCGCCCGCGCCCGCGCCGAGGAACAGCTGCGCGACCCGCTGACCGGGCTCCCCAACCGCCAGTGGCTCCTCGAACGGGCCTGGACCGCCCTGGAGGAGGCCGAGGGCGAAGGGGCCCGCGCCGCCCTCGTCCTGATCGACCTCGACCGCTTCCGATCGGTCAACGACACCCTCGGACACCTCGCGGGCGACCGGCTGCTCCTCCAGATCGCCGACCGGCTCCGCCTCGCGCTGCCCCGCGGCGCCGAGGCCGCCCGCCTCGGCGGCGACGAGTTCGCCGTCCTGCTGCCCACCGCCGACTCCACCACCAGCGCCCAGCGGGTCGCCCGCCACCTCGTCGCCGAGCTCTCCTCCCCGCTCGACCTCGACGGACTCACCCTCGTCCTGGAGGCCAGCGCCGGCGTCGCCGTCTTCCCCGACCACGCCCTCGACGCCGAAGGCCTGCTGCGCCGCGCCGACGTCGCCATGTACCAGGCCAAGCGGGACCGCACCGGCGTCGAGGTCTACGAGTCCAAGCGCGACTCCAACACCCCCGACCGGCTCGGCCTCCTCGGCGACCTGCGCCGCGCCCTCGACGCCGGCGAGGTCGAACTCCACTACCAGCCCAAGGTCCGCTTCGACGGCCAGGTCGCCGGACTCGAAGCCCTCGTCCGCTGGGTCCACCCCGAGCGCGGCAAGGTCCCCCCGGACGAGTTCATCGCCATCGCCGAGTCCTCCGGCCTGATGCCGCACCTCACCGAGTACGTCCTGGAGACCGCCCTCGCCCAGGTCGCCCGCTGGCGCGCCCAGGGCCTCAACGTCCCGGTCGCCGTCAACGTCTCGCCGCGTGACGTGCACACCCCCGGCTTCGCCGGCGCCGTCGCCGCCCGGCTCGCCCGCCACGGAGTCCCGGCCGGCGCGCTCCAGCTGGAGATAACGGAGCACGTCCTCCTGGAGGACCCCCAGCGGGCCGCCGACACGCTCAACGGCCTCACCGGCCACGGCGTCAAGATGTCCCTCGACGACTTCGGCACCGGCTACTCCTCGCTCGTCCATCTGCGCCGGCTCCCCGTCAGCGAACTGAAGATCGACCGCTCCTTCGTCGCCCGGCTCGCCGTCGACACCGAGGACGCCGAGATCGTCCGCTGCACCGTCGACCTCGCCCACTCCCTCGGCCTCCTCGTCGTCGCCGAGGGCGTCGAGGACGACGAGACCTGGGAGCGCCTGCGCGACCTGGGCTGCGACGCCGTCCAGGGCTGGCTGGTCGCCGCCGCGATGCCGCCCGGCGAGGCCACCGCCTGGCTCCTGGCCCGCGGCGAGCACGGCTGGCGCCGCCCCGCCGACATCGCCGCCGAGGTCGACCTCGACCATCCCTCCAGCCAGGTCGTTCAGTAG
- the ligA gene encoding NAD-dependent DNA ligase LigA, producing MAVEQGALPAEAREKHADLAEQVEEHRFRYYVKDQPVISDGDFDKLLRALEALEEEYPELRTPDSPTQKVAGQYETEFTSVEHRERMLSLDNAFDDEELATWAERVGRDVGTPDFHYLCELKVDGLAVNLTYEHGRLTRAATRGDGRTGEDITPNVRTIADIPERLRGDRIPDLVEIRGEVYFPMEAFEGLNARLVEAGDKPFANPRNAAAGSLRQKDPKVTASRPLHMVVHGIGAREGFDISRLSETYELLREWGLPTARHNKVVGSLGDVREFIAYFGENRHSVEHEIDGVVVKLDEIPLQGRLGSTARAPRWAIAWKYAPEEVNTKLIDIKVGVGRTGRVTPYAQVEPVTVAGSEVEFATLHNQEVVKAKGVLIGDTVVLRKAGDVIPEILGPVADLRDGSEREFVMPAECPECGTPLKPMKEGDIDLRCPNARTCPAQLRERLFFLAGRQCLDIENFGAVAAAALTRPLEPAEPPLVDEGDLFDLTIEQLLPIKAYVLDPDSGLPRRDPKTGEEKIVTVFANQKGEPKKNALSMLENIAAAKTRPLARFINGLSIRHVGPVAAEALAREFRSLERIEQASEEELAAVDGVGGIIATAVKQWFSEEWHREIVRKWRAAGVALEDEGAGEEVGPRPLEGLTVVVTGTLGKFTRDGAKESLQSLGAKVTGSVSKKTAFVVVGENPGSKYDKAMQLKVPVLDEDGFTILLEQGPEAAREAAVPVAE from the coding sequence GTGGCAGTCGAACAGGGGGCCCTGCCCGCCGAGGCACGGGAGAAGCACGCCGATCTGGCCGAGCAGGTCGAGGAGCACCGCTTCCGGTACTACGTGAAGGACCAGCCGGTCATCAGCGACGGCGACTTCGACAAGCTCCTGCGCGCCCTGGAGGCGCTGGAGGAGGAGTACCCGGAGCTGCGCACGCCGGACTCGCCGACGCAGAAGGTCGCGGGGCAGTACGAGACCGAGTTCACCTCCGTGGAGCACCGCGAGCGGATGCTCTCCCTCGACAACGCCTTCGACGACGAGGAGCTCGCCACCTGGGCCGAGCGGGTCGGGCGGGACGTCGGCACCCCCGACTTCCACTACCTGTGCGAGCTCAAGGTCGACGGCCTCGCGGTCAACCTGACGTACGAGCACGGCCGGCTGACCCGGGCCGCCACCCGCGGCGACGGCCGCACCGGCGAGGACATCACGCCCAACGTCCGGACGATCGCCGACATCCCGGAGCGGCTGCGCGGGGACCGGATCCCGGACCTCGTGGAGATCCGCGGCGAGGTCTACTTCCCGATGGAGGCCTTCGAGGGGCTCAACGCCCGCCTGGTGGAGGCCGGCGACAAGCCCTTCGCCAACCCGAGGAACGCGGCGGCGGGTTCGCTCCGCCAGAAGGACCCCAAGGTCACCGCCTCCCGCCCGCTCCACATGGTCGTCCACGGCATCGGCGCCCGGGAGGGCTTCGACATCTCCCGGCTCTCGGAGACGTACGAGCTGCTGCGCGAGTGGGGCCTGCCCACCGCCCGGCACAACAAGGTGGTCGGTTCGCTCGGCGACGTGCGGGAGTTCATCGCGTACTTCGGGGAGAACCGTCACTCCGTGGAGCACGAGATCGACGGCGTCGTCGTCAAGCTCGACGAGATCCCGCTCCAGGGCCGGCTCGGCTCCACCGCGCGCGCCCCGCGCTGGGCGATCGCCTGGAAGTACGCGCCGGAGGAGGTCAACACCAAGCTGATCGACATCAAGGTCGGCGTCGGCAGGACCGGCCGCGTCACCCCGTACGCGCAGGTGGAGCCGGTGACCGTGGCCGGGTCCGAGGTCGAGTTCGCCACCCTCCACAACCAGGAGGTGGTCAAGGCCAAGGGCGTGCTGATCGGCGACACGGTCGTGCTGCGCAAGGCCGGTGACGTCATCCCGGAGATCCTCGGGCCGGTCGCCGACCTGCGGGACGGCAGCGAGCGGGAGTTCGTCATGCCGGCGGAGTGCCCCGAGTGCGGCACCCCGCTGAAGCCGATGAAGGAGGGCGACATCGACCTCCGCTGCCCGAACGCCCGGACCTGCCCGGCCCAGCTGCGCGAGCGCCTCTTCTTCCTCGCCGGGCGCCAGTGCCTGGACATCGAGAATTTCGGCGCGGTGGCCGCGGCGGCGCTCACCCGCCCCCTGGAGCCGGCCGAGCCCCCGCTGGTGGACGAGGGCGACCTGTTCGACCTGACGATCGAGCAGCTGCTGCCGATCAAGGCGTACGTCCTGGACCCGGACAGCGGGCTGCCCCGGCGGGACCCGAAGACCGGCGAGGAGAAGATCGTCACGGTCTTCGCCAACCAGAAGGGCGAGCCGAAGAAGAACGCCCTGTCGATGCTGGAGAACATCGCGGCCGCCAAGACGCGTCCGCTGGCCCGCTTCATCAACGGGCTCTCCATCCGGCACGTGGGGCCGGTCGCGGCCGAGGCGCTGGCCCGTGAGTTCCGCTCCCTGGAGCGGATCGAGCAGGCGAGCGAGGAGGAGCTGGCGGCCGTCGACGGGGTCGGCGGGATCATCGCGACCGCGGTGAAGCAGTGGTTCTCCGAGGAGTGGCACCGCGAGATCGTGCGCAAGTGGCGCGCGGCCGGGGTCGCTCTGGAGGACGAGGGCGCCGGGGAGGAAGTCGGCCCGCGTCCGCTGGAGGGCCTCACGGTCGTGGTGACCGGCACTCTGGGAAAGTTCACCAGGGATGGCGCAAAAGAGTCCCTCCAGAGCCTCGGAGCGAAGGTGACCGGTTCCGTTTCGAAGAAGACCGCCTTCGTGGTCGTCGGTGAAAACCCTGGTTCGAAGTACGACAAGGCGATGCAGCTGAAGGTTCCGGTTCTCGACGAGGACGGCTTCACGATCCTGCTCGAACAAGGGCCCGAGGCCGCTCGGGAGGCCGCGGTCCCCGTCGCGGAGTAG
- a CDS encoding methionine synthase — protein sequence MSETQAEDDRVLWGPATGVGSMPGGDARETAKTVTGSVEDFPFLAELPARGPGADMIGRTIGMLVDLYAHVEPSGWRISDRPGRDTKRARSWMGEDLDALEEFTQGYEGPLKVQAVGPWTLAAALELRGGEAALGDAGARRDLVGSLAEGLHGHLAELRKRIPGARVVLQLDEPSLTAVLRGHVRTASGYRTHRAVDRQVVESALREVIAVHDGPVIVHSCAPDVPFALLRRAGAAGVSFDFSLLTERDEDTIGEAVEAGTRLFAGVVASTDGPLSDPGGSVMGVRTLWRRLGMNPGTLAESVVITPTCGFAGASPAYARAALAHCVRAARSLADNPE from the coding sequence ATGAGCGAGACGCAGGCCGAGGACGACCGCGTGCTCTGGGGGCCCGCCACCGGCGTCGGCTCCATGCCGGGCGGCGACGCCCGGGAGACCGCGAAGACCGTCACCGGGTCCGTCGAGGACTTCCCGTTCCTCGCGGAGCTGCCCGCCCGCGGTCCCGGCGCCGACATGATCGGCCGGACCATCGGGATGCTCGTCGACCTCTACGCGCACGTGGAGCCGAGCGGCTGGCGGATCAGCGACCGGCCCGGCCGCGACACCAAGCGCGCCCGGTCCTGGATGGGCGAGGACCTGGACGCCCTGGAGGAGTTCACCCAGGGGTACGAGGGACCGCTCAAGGTGCAGGCCGTGGGCCCCTGGACCCTCGCCGCGGCCCTGGAGCTGCGCGGCGGCGAGGCCGCCCTCGGCGACGCCGGCGCCCGCCGCGACCTCGTCGGCTCGCTCGCCGAGGGACTCCACGGGCACCTCGCGGAGCTGCGCAAGCGGATCCCGGGGGCCAGGGTCGTCCTCCAGCTCGACGAGCCCTCGCTCACCGCCGTCCTGCGCGGCCACGTCCGCACCGCCAGCGGCTACCGCACCCACCGGGCCGTCGACCGGCAGGTCGTGGAGAGCGCCCTCCGTGAGGTGATCGCCGTCCACGACGGGCCGGTGATCGTCCACTCCTGCGCCCCCGACGTCCCCTTCGCGCTCCTCCGGCGGGCCGGAGCCGCGGGTGTCTCGTTCGACTTCTCCCTGCTCACCGAGCGTGACGAGGACACCATCGGTGAGGCCGTGGAGGCCGGCACCAGGCTCTTCGCCGGTGTGGTGGCGTCCACCGACGGCCCATTGTCCGACCCGGGCGGTAGCGTCATGGGTGTCAGGACGCTGTGGCGCAGGCTGGGGATGAATCCGGGGACTCTCGCGGAGTCCGTGGTCATCACTCCCACGTGCGGGTTCGCGGGCGCTTCGCCCGCCTACGCCCGTGCGGCGCTCGCCCACTGCGTCCGGGCTGCGAGATCGCTCGCGGACAACCCAGAGTGA
- a CDS encoding SDR family oxidoreductase has product MVPMATHVITGAGSGIGAAVARRLHARGDELVLHARDAGRAKELAAQFPGARTLVGDLADPDRLSWAFSHQTMPERVDGLLHIAGVVDLGPIGDLTPKTWHHQLNVNLVAPAELTRHLLPQLRVSQGHVVFVNSGAGLNAHAEWGAYAASKHGLKALADSLRQEEHGNGVRVTSVYPGRTASPMQAKVHSQEGKEYDPSKWIDPESVATAILTALDLPRDAEINDLTVRPGR; this is encoded by the coding sequence ATGGTGCCCATGGCTACACATGTGATCACCGGAGCCGGTTCCGGCATCGGCGCGGCCGTCGCGCGCCGCCTCCACGCGCGCGGGGACGAGCTCGTGCTCCACGCGCGCGACGCGGGGCGGGCCAAGGAGCTCGCCGCGCAGTTTCCCGGCGCCCGGACGCTCGTCGGGGACCTCGCCGACCCGGACCGGCTCTCCTGGGCGTTCTCGCACCAGACCATGCCGGAGCGGGTGGACGGCCTGCTGCACATCGCGGGGGTCGTCGACCTCGGGCCGATCGGGGACCTCACCCCCAAGACCTGGCACCACCAGCTCAACGTCAACCTCGTCGCCCCGGCCGAGCTGACCCGGCACCTCCTGCCCCAGCTGCGGGTCTCCCAGGGCCACGTCGTCTTCGTGAACTCGGGCGCCGGACTCAACGCGCACGCCGAGTGGGGCGCGTACGCCGCCTCCAAGCACGGCCTCAAGGCCCTCGCCGACTCGCTGCGCCAGGAGGAGCACGGCAACGGCGTGCGGGTGACGTCGGTCTACCCGGGCCGCACCGCGAGCCCCATGCAGGCCAAGGTCCACTCCCAGGAGGGCAAGGAGTACGACCCGTCGAAGTGGATCGACCCCGAGTCGGTCGCGACGGCGATCCTCACCGCCCTCGACCTCCCGCGCGACGCGGAGATCAACGACCTCACCGTTCGTCCGGGGCGGTAG
- a CDS encoding TIGR00730 family Rossman fold protein, giving the protein MNICVFLSAADLDERYTAPARDFARLLGKAGHTLVWGGSDTGLMKVVADGVEEAGGRLVGVSVDFLAHKARPNADEMVVTKDLAERKALLLAKSDAIVVMVGGTGTLDEATEILELKKHAKHTKPVVLLNTASFYDGLKTQLHRMEADGFLPIPLADLVLFADDGPTALAHLEANIAAR; this is encoded by the coding sequence ATGAACATCTGCGTCTTCCTCTCCGCGGCCGACCTCGACGAGCGCTACACGGCCCCCGCCCGCGACTTCGCCCGGCTCCTCGGCAAGGCCGGCCACACCCTGGTCTGGGGCGGCTCCGACACCGGTCTGATGAAGGTCGTCGCGGACGGCGTCGAGGAGGCCGGCGGCCGACTCGTGGGCGTCTCCGTCGACTTCCTCGCCCACAAGGCCCGCCCGAACGCCGACGAGATGGTCGTCACCAAGGACCTGGCCGAGCGCAAGGCGCTCCTCCTCGCCAAGTCCGACGCGATCGTGGTCATGGTCGGCGGCACCGGCACCCTCGACGAGGCCACGGAGATCCTGGAGCTGAAGAAGCACGCCAAACACACCAAGCCGGTGGTCCTCCTCAACACGGCGAGTTTCTACGACGGACTGAAGACCCAGCTCCACCGCATGGAGGCCGACGGCTTCCTCCCGATCCCCCTCGCCGACCTCGTCCTCTTCGCCGACGACGGCCCTACGGCCCTCGCCCACCTGGAGGCGAACATCGCCGCCCGCTGA
- a CDS encoding alpha/beta fold hydrolase — MDEVSTTSGGVRGRVTSRDGTSIAYERYGDGPPLVLVSGALGTAAGERPLGGFLAGRFSVVAYDRRGRGGSGDTRPYAVEREIEDLAAVVGEAGPGAALHGMGTGGVLALAAVAAGLSTGPVSLYEPPYAAGVAERGRQVAALLGQGRRAAALDLFLADSTVPAELRPGVAELAHTLAYDIAVLGDGSVPERLLAQVHARVLVVDGGASPVSARQAARALTEALPRARHRTLTGQTQEVAPHVLAPVLEEFLADEREPAEAG, encoded by the coding sequence ATGGATGAGGTGAGCACCACGTCGGGCGGGGTTCGGGGCCGGGTCACGTCGCGGGACGGGACGTCGATCGCGTACGAGCGGTACGGGGACGGGCCGCCGCTCGTCCTGGTGAGCGGCGCGCTGGGGACGGCCGCGGGCGAGCGACCGCTGGGCGGGTTCCTCGCCGGTCGGTTCTCGGTCGTGGCGTACGACCGCAGGGGGCGCGGCGGAAGCGGCGACACGAGGCCGTACGCGGTGGAGCGGGAGATCGAGGACCTGGCGGCGGTGGTCGGTGAGGCGGGGCCCGGTGCGGCGCTGCACGGGATGGGGACGGGGGGCGTGCTCGCCCTGGCCGCGGTGGCCGCCGGTCTTTCGACGGGTCCGGTGTCGCTGTACGAGCCTCCGTACGCGGCGGGGGTGGCGGAGCGGGGGCGGCAGGTGGCCGCGCTGCTCGGTCAGGGGCGGCGGGCCGCGGCGCTGGACCTGTTCCTGGCGGACTCGACGGTGCCGGCGGAGCTGCGGCCCGGGGTCGCGGAGCTGGCGCACACCCTCGCGTACGACATCGCCGTCCTGGGCGACGGGTCGGTGCCGGAGCGGCTCCTGGCCCAGGTCCACGCGCGCGTCCTGGTGGTCGACGGGGGTGCGAGCCCGGTGAGCGCCCGGCAGGCGGCCCGCGCCCTGACGGAGGCGCTTCCCCGGGCCCGGCACCGCACTCTGACGGGCCAGACCCAGGAGGTGGCGCCCCACGTCCTGGCCCCGGTCCTGGAGGAGTTCCTCGCCGACGAACGGGAGCCGGCGGAGGCGGGCTGA
- the mnmA gene encoding tRNA 2-thiouridine(34) synthase MnmA: MTQTPPPRPHTRPLRVLAAMSGGVDSAVAAARAAEAGHDVTGVHLALSANPQSFRTGARGCCTIEDSRDARRAADVIGIPFYVWDLAERFREDVVDDFVAEYEAGRTPNPCLRCNEKIKFAALLDKALALGFDAVCTGHYATVVLNEDGTRELHRASDMAKDQSYVLGVLDEKQLAHAMFPLGDTLTTKDEIRAEAERRGLAVAKKPDSHDICFIADGDTQGFLASRLGKAEGDIVDEAGTKVGSHEGAYGFTIGQRKGLRIGHPAADGKPRYVLDISPVNNTVTVGPVEALDVTALTAIKPRWCGTAPEGEGRYTAQLRAHGGETEVTASLTDGELTVAFDEPVRGVAPGQAIVLYDGTRVVGSATIATTTRRATTPATA, encoded by the coding sequence ATGACTCAGACTCCGCCCCCGCGCCCCCACACCCGCCCCCTCCGGGTACTTGCCGCCATGTCCGGCGGAGTGGACTCCGCCGTCGCCGCCGCCCGTGCCGCCGAGGCCGGCCACGACGTCACCGGCGTGCACCTCGCCCTCTCCGCGAACCCGCAGTCCTTCCGTACGGGAGCGCGCGGCTGCTGCACGATCGAGGACTCCCGCGACGCCCGCCGGGCGGCCGACGTCATCGGCATCCCCTTCTACGTGTGGGACCTCGCCGAGCGCTTCCGCGAGGACGTCGTGGACGACTTCGTCGCGGAGTACGAGGCCGGCCGCACCCCCAACCCGTGCCTGCGCTGCAACGAGAAGATCAAGTTCGCCGCGCTGCTCGACAAGGCGCTCGCCCTCGGCTTCGACGCGGTCTGCACCGGTCACTACGCGACGGTCGTCCTGAACGAGGACGGCACCCGTGAGCTGCACCGCGCCTCCGACATGGCGAAGGACCAGTCGTACGTCCTCGGGGTGCTCGACGAGAAGCAGCTGGCGCACGCGATGTTCCCGCTGGGCGACACGCTCACCACCAAGGACGAGATCCGGGCGGAGGCCGAGCGGCGCGGGCTCGCGGTCGCGAAGAAGCCCGACAGCCACGACATCTGCTTCATCGCCGACGGCGACACCCAGGGCTTCCTCGCCTCCCGCCTCGGCAAGGCGGAGGGCGACATCGTCGACGAGGCCGGTACGAAGGTCGGCAGCCACGAGGGCGCGTACGGCTTCACCATCGGCCAGCGCAAGGGCCTGCGGATCGGCCATCCGGCCGCCGACGGCAAGCCCCGCTACGTCCTCGACATCTCGCCGGTGAACAACACGGTCACGGTGGGCCCCGTCGAGGCCCTGGACGTCACCGCCCTGACGGCGATCAAGCCCCGCTGGTGCGGCACCGCGCCGGAGGGCGAGGGCCGCTACACGGCCCAGCTCCGCGCCCACGGCGGTGAGACCGAGGTCACGGCGTCCCTGACGGACGGCGAGCTCACGGTCGCCTTCGACGAGCCGGTCCGCGGCGTGGCCCCGGGCCAGGCGATCGTGCTGTACGACGGCACGCGCGTGGTCGGCTCGGCCACGATCGCGACGACGACCCGCCGCGCGACGACCCCGGCGACGGCGTAG
- a CDS encoding N-acetylmuramoyl-L-alanine amidase, translating to MGSKASGAGGADGSGRGDGSGRTGASGRRVGRRAVLLGGGVAVLGTAALARDELARAWWRLPGMEKKRVEGELDHRAAEWTSAARANWRRADRPDDYRIDRVVIHVVQGSYATALKVFKNPGHGAATHYVVRKDGHVAQMIRELDVAFHAGNRDMNNRSIGIEHEGFVHRPQDFTAAMYAGSARLTADICARHGIPVDREHIIGHVEVEGTDHTDPGPHWDWDRYMKLVREASRTLV from the coding sequence ATGGGGAGCAAGGCGAGTGGTGCGGGCGGGGCCGACGGGTCGGGCAGGGGCGACGGGTCGGGCAGGACCGGCGCTTCCGGCAGACGGGTGGGGCGGCGCGCGGTGCTGCTCGGCGGCGGGGTCGCCGTCCTGGGGACGGCGGCGCTGGCCAGGGACGAGCTGGCGCGCGCCTGGTGGCGGCTGCCGGGGATGGAGAAGAAGCGGGTCGAGGGCGAGCTCGACCACCGGGCCGCCGAGTGGACCTCGGCCGCGCGGGCGAACTGGCGGCGGGCCGACCGGCCGGACGACTACCGGATCGACCGGGTCGTGATCCATGTCGTGCAGGGCAGTTACGCGACCGCGCTGAAGGTCTTCAAGAATCCGGGGCACGGCGCCGCCACGCACTACGTCGTCCGCAAGGACGGCCATGTGGCGCAGATGATCCGCGAGCTCGACGTCGCCTTCCACGCCGGCAACCGCGACATGAACAACCGCAGCATCGGCATCGAGCACGAGGGCTTCGTCCACCGGCCGCAGGACTTCACGGCGGCGATGTACGCGGGGTCGGCGCGGCTCACGGCCGACATATGCGCCCGGCACGGGATACCCGTGGACCGGGAGCACATCATCGGGCACGTGGAGGTCGAGGGCACCGATCACACCGACCCGGGGCCGCACTGGGACTGGGACCGCTACATGAAGCTGGTGCGTGAGGCGTCCAGGACCCTCGTGTGA
- a CDS encoding cysteine desulfurase family protein, which yields MAYLDHAATTPMLPEAIEAMTAQLAVTGNASSLHAAGRRARRTVEEGRETLAAALGARPSEVVFTSGGTEADNLAVKGLYWARRDADPRRTRVLASPVEHHAVLDAVDWLATHEGADVEYLPVDRYGRVHPDALREAIARDPDSVALATVMWANNEIGTIMPVRELADAAAEFGVPLHADAVQAVGQVPVDFAASGLAAMTVSGHKIGGPYGIGALLLGREHTPVPVLHGGGQERHVRSGTLDVPAVAAFAVAARLATERREEFAREIGALRDELVAEVRALVPDVILGGDPVERLPANAHFTFPGCEGDSLLLLLDAAGIACSTGSACTAGIAQPSHVLLATGTDPDLARGTLRFSLGHTSTKEDVAAVADAIGPAVERARTAGLT from the coding sequence ATGGCTTACCTCGACCACGCCGCGACCACGCCCATGCTGCCCGAGGCGATCGAGGCGATGACCGCCCAGCTCGCCGTCACGGGCAACGCCTCCTCCCTGCACGCCGCCGGACGGCGGGCCCGGCGGACCGTCGAGGAAGGGCGCGAGACGCTCGCCGCCGCGCTCGGCGCGCGGCCGAGCGAGGTCGTCTTCACCTCGGGCGGTACCGAGGCCGACAACCTCGCCGTGAAGGGCCTCTACTGGGCCCGCCGCGACGCCGACCCCCGCCGCACCCGCGTCCTGGCCAGCCCGGTGGAGCACCACGCCGTGCTCGACGCCGTCGACTGGCTCGCCACCCACGAGGGCGCCGACGTCGAGTACCTGCCGGTCGACCGGTACGGCCGCGTGCACCCCGACGCCCTGCGCGAGGCGATCGCCCGCGACCCCGACTCCGTCGCCCTCGCCACCGTCATGTGGGCCAACAACGAGATCGGCACGATCATGCCGGTCCGTGAACTCGCCGACGCCGCCGCCGAGTTCGGCGTCCCCCTGCATGCCGACGCGGTCCAGGCCGTCGGCCAGGTCCCGGTCGACTTCGCCGCCTCAGGGCTCGCCGCGATGACCGTCTCCGGCCACAAGATCGGCGGCCCCTACGGCATCGGTGCCCTGCTCCTGGGCCGCGAGCACACCCCCGTCCCCGTACTGCACGGCGGCGGCCAGGAGCGGCACGTCCGCTCCGGCACCCTCGACGTCCCGGCCGTCGCCGCCTTCGCGGTGGCCGCCCGGCTCGCCACCGAGCGGCGCGAGGAGTTCGCCCGGGAGATCGGCGCGCTGCGCGACGAGCTCGTGGCCGAGGTCCGGGCGCTCGTCCCCGACGTGATCCTCGGCGGCGACCCCGTCGAGCGGCTCCCCGCCAACGCCCACTTCACCTTCCCCGGCTGCGAGGGGGACTCGCTGCTCCTGCTGCTCGACGCGGCCGGGATCGCCTGTTCCACCGGCTCCGCCTGCACCGCCGGCATCGCCCAGCCGAGCCACGTCCTCCTCGCCACCGGCACCGATCCGGACCTGGCCCGCGGCACCCTGCGCTTCTCGCTCGGCCACACCTCCACCAAGGAGGACGTCGCGGCGGTCGCGGACGCGATCGGCCCGGCCGTCGAACGCGCCAGGACCGCAGGCCTCACGTGA